In one Catenovulum adriaticum genomic region, the following are encoded:
- a CDS encoding chorismate--pyruvate lyase family protein yields the protein MHSFFPIGEQAHWQTDIVAQPEIKQWLFDPMSLTAKLKQVSSQFKLEVLGQAWFTPKDHTELNFSEPSLIREVLLYSQGQAWVYAHTQVPKSTIDSGNQSIANLGEQPLGENIFKHPNLSRANIEVAAFDLSSRVFKLAQSLNQKALPSTLYGRRSLFKLADKPLTVTEIFLADCEIYD from the coding sequence ATGCACTCTTTTTTTCCAATAGGTGAACAAGCTCATTGGCAAACAGATATTGTTGCCCAACCTGAGATCAAACAGTGGTTGTTTGATCCTATGTCACTGACTGCAAAACTCAAGCAGGTATCTTCTCAATTTAAGTTAGAAGTATTAGGTCAAGCTTGGTTTACCCCAAAAGATCATACTGAGCTTAATTTTAGCGAACCTAGCTTAATTCGTGAAGTTTTATTGTATAGCCAAGGCCAAGCTTGGGTATATGCACATACTCAAGTGCCTAAATCTACCATAGATTCGGGTAATCAGAGCATAGCTAATTTAGGTGAACAGCCTTTAGGCGAAAATATTTTCAAACATCCAAATTTATCAAGAGCTAATATTGAAGTCGCGGCTTTTGATTTATCTAGTCGAGTATTTAAGCTGGCGCAAAGTTTAAATCAAAAAGCTTTGCCTAGTACCTTATATGGGCGACGTTCGTTGTTTAAGTTGGCAGATAAGCCATTAACCGTCACCGAAATTTTTTTAGCAGATTGTGAAATATATGATTAA
- a CDS encoding flagellar basal body-associated protein FliL, producing MKQLILITPLLFLLTSTKTLAEDTFAYFGFEPDIITNYITSKKKPGYVRITVELMLQDAAYIEVVEHHSPLLRDAIVDILGKEPEEKVKSLKGREEVRAMCAQKVKELLKKETGNEIIRDVLFTNYLYH from the coding sequence ATGAAACAATTAATTTTAATAACACCCCTTTTGTTTTTATTAACCAGCACAAAAACATTAGCAGAAGATACCTTTGCTTACTTTGGCTTTGAGCCAGATATCATCACTAATTATATTACCAGCAAGAAAAAGCCCGGTTATGTGAGAATTACAGTAGAGCTAATGCTGCAAGATGCCGCTTATATTGAGGTAGTAGAGCATCATTCACCCCTTTTACGAGATGCGATTGTGGATATTTTAGGCAAAGAACCTGAAGAAAAAGTAAAGTCGCTTAAAGGGCGAGAAGAAGTGCGAGCCATGTGCGCTCAAAAAGTAAAAGAGCTCCTGAAAAAAGAAACCGGCAATGAAATTATTCGGGACGTGCTTTTCACCAATTATTTATATCATTAA
- a CDS encoding rhomboid family intramembrane serine protease, which translates to MQTLVILGNIRAAKALADYLHQHKIESHIQKEEDGFHLMFDESSDIETAKKLITEFAENPNDDKFWTASWNRNEVDDLSSEQTQAEPIISKVWQQTGVFTRVLGGIILAIFIAQLAGYSRFLFLHLGFPENLTQLSFSEIYRLVTPALMHGDATHLVLNLFWWVWLAGQLEKIKGAPWLLNASLFTALAAHLSQYLMVSSSFIGLSGVVYGLLGYAWLAGRLGRLPELKLPSGIIIMMLLWLAVGFAEVLNLRMANWAHLGGLLSGLLIALFEAKWAKKA; encoded by the coding sequence ATGCAAACTTTAGTCATACTCGGTAATATTCGCGCGGCCAAAGCACTTGCTGACTATTTACATCAACACAAAATTGAAAGCCATATTCAAAAAGAAGAAGATGGCTTTCATTTAATGTTTGATGAGTCGAGTGATATTGAAACGGCCAAAAAATTGATTACCGAATTTGCTGAAAACCCAAATGATGATAAGTTTTGGACAGCGTCTTGGAATCGAAATGAAGTTGACGATTTATCATCTGAGCAAACTCAAGCAGAACCTATTATTAGCAAAGTTTGGCAGCAAACAGGCGTTTTTACCCGCGTACTAGGCGGGATTATTTTAGCCATATTTATTGCGCAGTTAGCGGGCTACTCACGTTTTTTATTTTTGCATTTGGGTTTTCCCGAGAATCTAACTCAATTGAGCTTTAGCGAAATTTACCGACTTGTTACGCCAGCGCTTATGCATGGCGATGCAACGCATTTAGTGCTTAACTTGTTTTGGTGGGTGTGGTTAGCAGGCCAACTCGAAAAAATTAAAGGGGCACCTTGGTTGTTAAACGCATCCCTGTTTACCGCTTTAGCCGCTCACTTATCTCAATATTTAATGGTGAGCAGCAGTTTTATCGGTTTATCGGGTGTGGTTTATGGCTTATTAGGTTATGCATGGTTAGCGGGCCGTTTAGGACGTTTACCTGAGCTAAAACTACCTAGCGGCATTATTATTATGATGCTGTTATGGTTAGCAGTTGGTTTTGCCGAAGTATTAAATTTGCGTATGGCAAATTGGGCTCATTTAGGCGGTTTACTTTCTGGTTTATTAATCGCGCTATTTGAAGCTAAATGGGCTAAAAAAGCTTAA
- the glpE gene encoding thiosulfate sulfurtransferase GlpE, which translates to MSEFSHLSCQQLVELQAKQAVAIADIRDEASFNAGHIEGAYHLTNGSLAQFMQQTEFDQPVVVVCYHGNSSQGAAQYIAEQGFDTVYSMDGGFEAWRREFDFVTLSTDS; encoded by the coding sequence ATGTCTGAATTTTCACATTTAAGTTGTCAGCAATTGGTTGAACTGCAAGCTAAACAAGCCGTTGCAATTGCTGATATAAGAGACGAAGCTTCGTTTAACGCAGGCCACATTGAGGGCGCTTACCATTTAACAAATGGTAGCTTAGCCCAATTTATGCAGCAAACTGAATTTGACCAACCTGTTGTGGTTGTTTGTTATCATGGCAACTCAAGCCAAGGTGCAGCTCAATATATTGCTGAACAAGGTTTTGATACTGTTTATAGTATGGATGGTGGTTTTGAAGCTTGGCGCCGTGAGTTTGACTTTGTTACCTTATCAACAGATAGCTAA
- a CDS encoding YceI family protein gives MKFASKLCCVVAGLICNSAIAGWQLDNESSQLNFLSTKKSQITELHKFNTLSGSISDLGKVSVEIDLSSVDTKIPIRNDRMQQYLFEIEKFAKANISAQLEPSFLQSMDSGSSHNLSLNAELDLHGHKQSLPIEITVFKDKSGKISAISRQPVLINAADFKLVNGLNKLQELAGLPSITHVVPVTFSLTFSQ, from the coding sequence ATGAAATTTGCATCCAAGCTATGTTGTGTTGTCGCAGGTTTAATCTGTAACAGTGCAATTGCCGGCTGGCAACTAGATAATGAATCGTCACAGCTTAATTTTTTATCGACCAAAAAGTCACAAATTACCGAACTGCATAAATTTAATACGCTATCAGGTAGCATTTCTGATTTGGGTAAAGTATCAGTTGAAATCGATTTATCATCAGTTGATACCAAAATTCCAATTCGTAACGATCGAATGCAACAATATTTGTTTGAAATTGAAAAGTTTGCGAAAGCCAACATAAGTGCTCAGCTTGAACCTTCTTTTTTACAATCGATGGATTCAGGTTCTAGTCACAATTTATCGCTAAATGCAGAGTTAGATTTACATGGCCACAAGCAAAGTTTGCCAATTGAAATCACTGTGTTTAAAGATAAATCGGGCAAAATAAGTGCAATCAGCAGACAGCCAGTATTAATTAATGCAGCTGATTTTAAACTGGTTAATGGCCTTAATAAATTACAAGAGCTAGCAGGTTTACCTTCGATTACCCATGTTGTCCCTGTCACTTTTTCGCTTACATTTTCTCAGTAA
- the cysQ gene encoding 3'(2'),5'-bisphosphate nucleotidase CysQ, whose protein sequence is MKPLPIELLPAVKKIACLAGDAIMQIYQQGDFKLYQKQDDSPVTSADYAANEVLMAELKKLTPEIPVISEEAELLGLAQRENWSRYWLLDPMDGTQEFVARSGDFAVNIALVENGWPVLGVIYWPTQKICYYATKGNGAFKQDQQTTKAIQVNQHQHTDSLIMAISRVQKAETVGRYLTQPNTYDTVQRGSCSLKSCLIAEGGADFYLRIGPTGEWDTGASHCILNEAGGNIVDAEFNPLTYNQRETLSNPDFLVLGDQSINWQDIIIPHKTRRTL, encoded by the coding sequence ATGAAGCCGCTGCCGATTGAGCTGTTACCAGCTGTAAAAAAAATTGCCTGTTTAGCAGGCGATGCCATCATGCAAATTTATCAACAAGGTGATTTTAAGCTATATCAAAAGCAAGACGATTCACCTGTCACTTCTGCCGATTATGCCGCTAACGAAGTTTTAATGGCAGAACTTAAAAAACTCACACCTGAGATTCCGGTGATTTCCGAAGAAGCTGAATTATTAGGATTAGCTCAGCGTGAAAATTGGTCGCGTTATTGGTTGCTAGATCCTATGGATGGCACACAAGAGTTTGTTGCGCGCAGCGGTGATTTTGCAGTTAATATTGCTTTGGTTGAAAACGGCTGGCCGGTTTTAGGCGTGATTTATTGGCCGACTCAAAAAATTTGTTACTATGCGACTAAAGGCAATGGTGCATTTAAACAAGACCAACAAACGACTAAAGCGATACAAGTTAATCAGCATCAGCACACTGATTCGCTGATTATGGCGATATCACGTGTACAAAAAGCCGAAACAGTGGGTCGTTATTTAACCCAGCCTAATACCTATGACACTGTTCAGCGTGGTAGTTGTTCACTTAAAAGTTGTTTAATTGCGGAAGGTGGAGCTGATTTTTATTTACGAATAGGCCCTACGGGTGAATGGGATACAGGGGCTAGCCATTGTATTTTAAATGAAGCGGGAGGTAATATTGTAGACGCTGAGTTTAACCCTTTAACTTACAATCAAAGAGAAACCTTATCCAATCCTGACTTTTTAGTACTTGGAGATCAGTCAATAAACTGGCAAGATATTATCATTCCGCATAAAACACGAAGGACTTTATAA
- the nudE gene encoding ADP compounds hydrolase NudE yields MTKKLLPEKTLPTILNCEVTAKSRLFQVEALDLEFSNGEKRQYERLRGNRSAHPGAVMMVPMLDAETFILVREYSAGTHDYQLGFPKGLIDPGETPEQAAIRELKEEIGMGCHTTTRLKKVSLAPGYFGSSMQLLLAESLYPEKLEGDEPEPLDIIPWSVHNINELLAREDFSEARSVAALFLAQAYFKRTNEAAAD; encoded by the coding sequence ATGACTAAAAAATTATTGCCTGAAAAAACATTGCCGACCATTTTAAATTGTGAAGTGACCGCAAAAAGCCGTTTATTTCAGGTTGAAGCCTTAGATTTAGAGTTTAGTAATGGCGAGAAACGTCAATATGAAAGGTTACGGGGAAACCGAAGTGCTCACCCAGGCGCAGTTATGATGGTGCCTATGTTGGATGCCGAAACTTTTATTTTGGTTAGAGAATATTCGGCTGGTACTCATGATTACCAGCTTGGTTTTCCTAAAGGTTTGATTGATCCGGGCGAAACGCCTGAGCAAGCCGCGATACGCGAATTGAAAGAAGAGATTGGCATGGGGTGTCATACCACAACCCGATTAAAAAAAGTAAGTTTAGCACCAGGATATTTTGGGTCCAGTATGCAATTATTGTTAGCTGAATCGCTTTATCCTGAAAAACTTGAAGGGGATGAACCTGAACCATTGGATATTATTCCTTGGTCAGTTCATAATATAAATGAGCTGCTAGCGCGTGAGGACTTTTCTGAAGCCAGAAGCGTTGCCGCATTATTTTTAGCCCAAGCTTATTTTAAGAGAACCAATGAAGCCGCTGCCGATTGA
- the yrfG gene encoding GMP/IMP nucleotidase has translation MLKLQWQDIDTVLLDMDGTLLDLYFDNYFWLTHLPKRYSQIHQKDFAAIKQQLDSDYQALQGQLKWYCFDHWAQKLNLDIMALKHEVAHLIQIRESVPEFLTALKQAGKQVVMLTNSHPDGVKLKLDKTGLAGYFDKIYSTHQFGYSKESQKLWQALKTDLHFESSKTLFVDDSLVILQAAKTFGIKHLVAVANPDSQQPSRKINEFNAIEDYWEMIEQLSGQ, from the coding sequence ATGCTCAAGCTGCAATGGCAAGATATAGATACTGTTTTATTAGATATGGACGGTACACTATTAGATTTATATTTTGATAACTACTTTTGGTTAACCCATTTACCAAAACGCTATTCGCAAATTCATCAGAAAGATTTTGCCGCGATAAAACAACAACTTGATAGCGACTATCAAGCATTGCAAGGCCAACTAAAATGGTACTGTTTTGATCATTGGGCGCAAAAATTAAACTTAGATATTATGGCGCTCAAACATGAAGTTGCTCATTTAATTCAAATACGAGAAAGCGTACCGGAATTTTTAACCGCATTAAAACAAGCTGGTAAGCAAGTCGTCATGCTAACAAATTCACACCCAGATGGGGTTAAGTTAAAGCTGGATAAGACAGGCTTGGCGGGTTATTTTGACAAAATTTATTCAACCCACCAATTTGGTTATAGCAAAGAATCACAAAAACTTTGGCAAGCATTAAAAACAGATTTACATTTTGAATCAAGTAAAACGCTGTTTGTGGATGATAGTTTAGTAATTTTACAGGCTGCGAAAACATTTGGGATTAAGCATTTAGTTGCCGTGGCCAACCCAGATAGCCAACAACCTAGCCGAAAAATTAATGAATTTAATGCAATTGAGGATTACTGGGAAATGATAGAACAACTATCCGGCCAATGA
- a CDS encoding DUF5020 family protein, which translates to MNFKPLLISAIVSSAFFSVAAVAKPIWSDNSISFLHGQNHSDFYSDNSEQNVVTLEHVSGYNWGGLFLFVDRTEKKDTPSGFQTYSTYGEIAPDISLSYLTGSELKWGAIKDVTLSGTYEFGGQIDNYLYGVGVDWDLPYFNRFSSKLYYASNDVTKNDIQLTLTWGYQLPIDSVEVTFDGYLDWSSARSDHKSDFHFNPQLLVNISPMVGLTNSKLEVGFEYSYWNNKYGLDILEDESVFSLMAKYHL; encoded by the coding sequence ATGAACTTTAAACCCTTGTTGATTTCTGCAATCGTATCAAGCGCTTTTTTTAGTGTAGCTGCTGTAGCCAAGCCAATTTGGAGTGACAATAGTATCTCGTTTTTGCACGGACAAAATCACTCAGATTTTTACAGTGACAACAGTGAGCAAAACGTAGTGACATTAGAGCATGTATCTGGTTATAACTGGGGTGGTTTGTTTTTGTTTGTTGACCGAACAGAAAAAAAAGACACCCCATCTGGATTTCAAACTTATTCTACTTACGGCGAAATTGCCCCTGATATCAGCTTAAGTTATTTAACGGGTAGCGAGCTTAAATGGGGTGCGATTAAAGATGTTACGCTATCTGGTACTTATGAATTTGGTGGTCAAATAGATAACTATTTATATGGTGTGGGTGTTGATTGGGATTTACCTTATTTTAACCGTTTTTCTAGCAAGCTGTATTATGCTTCAAATGATGTAACCAAAAACGATATTCAACTGACATTAACTTGGGGTTATCAGTTACCGATAGATTCAGTTGAAGTTACTTTCGATGGTTATTTAGACTGGTCCTCAGCGAGAAGCGATCACAAATCAGACTTTCATTTTAATCCACAATTATTAGTGAATATAAGCCCTATGGTGGGGTTAACTAACTCTAAATTAGAAGTTGGTTTTGAATATTCGTATTGGAATAATAAATACGGGTTAGACATTTTAGAAGATGAAAGTGTATTTAGTTTAATGGCAAAATATCACTTATAA
- a CDS encoding TonB-dependent receptor, with amino-acid sequence MLSVFASPLAMAQPQEMENIIVTGSRVVESIDEVPASVTVISQKTIEQHLKITPELQSLLAMYVPGMAPSTGTSSNAGQTLRGRSPLVMIDGVPQSTPLRNGALGVKTLDPSAIARIEVIKGATSIYGNGAAGGIINYITKDALSSDSVAGSVSVSSRFSAVDIDESVGGRLEASVNGKIDKFSYLLTASYEENGVQRDAEGDILGLKYGLSDSETQNYFAKLGYQFDENKQLKASFNFYRSQQKTDLADIEGDMNDGDKTYAVHVPKEQQIQGKPQGQEGNTNFTVKYTDYDIFTNTQLTLDYYQQNIENTFFYSSTFANPDEGYEGGQSVIKSEKKGARATFNTQVDFSFADASFIYGVDWLNDITSQPLVDGRMWVPEMDMQNLAAFLQTKWIIADDIIVKLGVRDEEIELAVDDYQTLKLCKSDEQCQAAVDVKGDTLSYQATTYNAAIKYNYTPLFNPFMSYSQGADISDVGRLLRTATVNDIALIHTEASIIDNYEIGFNSQITNNLNFEFAGFKSTSELGTSNVYDEETGVYLPVRAPQKIWGYEALVNYKINDQWQTTATYSYVEGKNTQDDVYLDARQIAPPKATIFLGWTPTNDLSMNLSYLYVGDRKRFNPDENGGFGGAEGPVESYQIVNLNGQYQIKQNLSAFIGVENLFNKDYFPAKSQSYRYGGYNIKGLGTTVNVGMEFKF; translated from the coding sequence ATGCTAAGTGTGTTTGCATCACCGCTTGCAATGGCTCAGCCTCAAGAAATGGAAAACATCATAGTGACAGGTAGTCGAGTGGTCGAGAGCATTGATGAGGTGCCGGCATCGGTTACCGTTATTAGCCAAAAAACAATTGAACAGCATTTAAAAATCACTCCAGAATTGCAAAGTTTATTAGCTATGTATGTGCCGGGTATGGCACCTAGCACTGGCACATCAAGTAATGCAGGACAAACGCTGCGAGGTCGAAGCCCACTAGTGATGATTGATGGTGTGCCTCAGTCAACCCCATTGAGAAATGGTGCACTTGGCGTTAAAACTTTAGACCCTAGCGCTATCGCCAGAATTGAAGTAATTAAAGGGGCAACCTCTATTTATGGTAATGGTGCAGCAGGCGGTATTATTAATTATATTACTAAAGATGCGCTAAGTAGTGATTCTGTTGCTGGCAGTGTAAGTGTATCTAGCCGCTTTAGCGCCGTTGATATTGACGAAAGTGTCGGTGGCAGACTTGAAGCCTCAGTGAATGGAAAAATTGATAAATTTAGCTACTTATTAACTGCAAGTTACGAAGAAAATGGCGTTCAGCGTGATGCTGAAGGTGACATTTTAGGCTTGAAATATGGCTTGTCAGATTCTGAAACACAAAATTATTTTGCTAAATTGGGTTATCAGTTTGATGAAAATAAGCAATTAAAAGCCAGTTTTAATTTTTATCGCTCACAGCAAAAAACGGATTTAGCCGATATTGAAGGTGATATGAATGACGGTGATAAAACTTACGCTGTTCATGTGCCAAAAGAGCAGCAAATACAAGGCAAACCTCAAGGTCAGGAAGGTAATACCAACTTTACAGTTAAATATACTGATTATGACATTTTTACTAATACCCAATTAACTTTAGATTATTACCAGCAAAATATTGAAAATACTTTTTTCTACTCATCTACTTTTGCCAACCCAGACGAAGGTTATGAAGGCGGCCAGTCTGTTATTAAATCTGAGAAAAAAGGCGCGCGAGCAACCTTTAATACCCAAGTTGACTTTAGTTTTGCAGATGCCTCGTTTATCTATGGGGTTGATTGGTTAAATGATATTACCTCGCAACCATTAGTCGATGGCAGAATGTGGGTGCCAGAAATGGACATGCAGAATCTTGCTGCTTTTCTACAAACTAAATGGATTATCGCAGATGATATTATTGTAAAACTAGGTGTCCGCGATGAAGAAATTGAGCTGGCTGTTGATGATTATCAAACGCTCAAACTTTGTAAAAGTGACGAACAGTGCCAGGCTGCGGTTGATGTAAAAGGTGATACATTAAGTTACCAAGCGACTACCTACAACGCTGCAATAAAATATAACTATACGCCATTGTTTAATCCTTTTATGAGTTATTCACAAGGCGCTGATATTTCTGACGTGGGCCGTTTATTACGAACCGCAACCGTTAATGATATTGCATTAATTCATACTGAAGCTTCGATTATCGATAACTATGAAATTGGTTTTAACTCGCAAATAACGAATAACTTAAATTTTGAATTTGCTGGTTTTAAAAGCACATCTGAATTAGGTACGAGCAATGTGTACGACGAAGAAACTGGCGTATATTTACCAGTACGTGCACCGCAAAAAATTTGGGGTTATGAGGCGTTAGTTAATTATAAAATTAATGATCAATGGCAAACCACAGCGACTTATAGCTATGTTGAAGGCAAAAATACCCAAGATGATGTTTATTTAGATGCTCGCCAAATAGCGCCGCCTAAAGCAACTATTTTTCTTGGGTGGACGCCAACCAATGATTTATCAATGAACTTAAGCTACTTATATGTAGGTGATCGCAAGCGCTTTAACCCAGATGAAAACGGCGGCTTCGGCGGAGCAGAAGGGCCTGTTGAAAGCTACCAAATTGTTAATTTAAATGGCCAATATCAAATTAAACAAAATTTATCCGCATTTATTGGTGTTGAAAACTTATTTAACAAAGATTATTTTCCAGCTAAATCTCAGTCGTATCGTTACGGCGGTTATAACATTAAAGGTTTAGGTACAACGGTTAACGTAGGCATGGAATTTAAGTTTTAA
- a CDS encoding PepSY-associated TM helix domain-containing protein has product MHLVIALFAGVILIGLSITGSLLIYAKDIQTYFQPEYWTVAPQTKPLPLDVLLKKVTSQTGQTATLVTPETNPNKAWQVQLSNKMYISVNPYTGKKLHQYNYYQTFYGYLLGFHRWLLYQNDAGGYPLRNIVSLASVCLMLELLLGFYLWVKPKKRLKRLKVNPKAKRKILFYQLHTVVGVYVFIPLFLVAFSGMAFHWNTIAQGTVEAVTFAKVEPRPEAPTINPQSQVKINEALSNARLALPEASLYRIYLPKAETEPMALRMQMPGETHAYSWVWVDPFTAGVLQVYDGSKANFATQVWNFRYKFHIGDFAGGLVQALWLILALTPLFFVVSGVYLFCLRKQRKQKTT; this is encoded by the coding sequence ATGCATTTAGTGATCGCCCTATTCGCAGGGGTGATCTTAATCGGTCTTAGTATTACGGGTAGCCTGCTCATATATGCCAAAGATATTCAAACTTATTTTCAACCTGAATACTGGACGGTTGCACCTCAAACTAAGCCGCTCCCGCTGGATGTGTTACTCAAGAAAGTAACATCCCAAACCGGCCAAACTGCAACTTTAGTTACCCCTGAAACTAACCCAAATAAAGCGTGGCAGGTGCAACTAAGCAACAAAATGTATATTAGCGTAAACCCTTACACAGGTAAAAAGCTGCATCAATATAATTATTATCAAACTTTTTATGGCTATTTATTAGGGTTTCATCGTTGGTTATTGTATCAAAATGATGCCGGTGGTTATCCACTCAGAAATATAGTTTCGTTGGCTAGTGTTTGCTTAATGTTAGAGCTTCTATTGGGATTTTATTTATGGGTAAAGCCTAAAAAACGGCTCAAACGGCTTAAAGTAAATCCAAAAGCCAAACGCAAAATATTGTTTTACCAGCTACATACAGTGGTTGGCGTTTATGTTTTTATTCCATTGTTTTTAGTTGCTTTTTCAGGAATGGCTTTTCATTGGAACACAATAGCGCAAGGCACGGTTGAAGCGGTCACTTTTGCCAAGGTGGAGCCAAGACCAGAAGCGCCAACTATTAATCCACAATCACAAGTTAAAATCAACGAAGCACTTAGTAATGCGCGTTTGGCCTTACCCGAAGCGAGCCTGTATCGAATTTATTTGCCCAAAGCTGAAACTGAACCTATGGCGCTTAGAATGCAAATGCCGGGTGAAACACATGCCTATAGCTGGGTGTGGGTTGACCCTTTTACCGCAGGCGTTTTACAAGTGTACGATGGCTCAAAAGCGAACTTTGCGACCCAAGTGTGGAACTTTAGATATAAATTTCATATTGGCGATTTTGCTGGAGGACTAGTACAGGCTCTGTGGTTGATATTGGCTTTAACGCCATTGTTTTTTGTAGTCTCTGGTGTGTATTTATTTTGTTTGCGTAAACAAAGAAAACAAAAAACCACTTGA